Within Vicia villosa cultivar HV-30 ecotype Madison, WI linkage group LG1, Vvil1.0, whole genome shotgun sequence, the genomic segment atattacctataattttagtaattattaatatgaatttatcaaaaaatgattaaatttttatgagttttttttttttaatttataattggaaTTAGAAAAGAAATATCAAATGTATAATTACCATTATtactatttataacttataaattatatcaattttatgatatctgaattaatcaatatcccaaaaaatttaatttttttgggattttgattaattcggatatgcatattcgaaaaaacCTCTCACCATTTTTTGggaggttttttcggatatgcatatccgaattaatcaaaattcctattttttttagtgttttcggagatgcatctccgaattaatcaaaatcccaatttttttggagatgcatttccgaaaggTATTTTCGTATTTCCAGTAGGGTTTTTACCGTTGGGGTccgtaaagaaattttcttatataCGTATTAGTTGTTGAACAAGAGTAATGAATTGCAGCATTGGCACTAGCTTGTTCAGAGGTTCTGAGATTGATACTTGGAAAAGGCAATTGTTTTTTTTACTGCCAAAATTAACAAAAAGAAGGTAttaagaccaaggaaactgttgCCATATTGAAATTGAAAGCACTACCCACCCACTCAGCAACTGATTTTAATtcaaattatatttgaaattCAATATATATTAATGATATGAATAACATGAATAAAAGTAAATAACAAAAAATTTTAAAGAATTGATGAGTATTAATCGATAAGTTTACAAATCATACtacatcaaaataataaatgaaataagaagtcaaaaaaaaacttttaaggtATAAAAACAAAAGCAATTTATATAGTTGGGCCACCAAAAATCAATTGCTTTAATTATTATATGAGCCACCACATTTATTTAAGATACCCTCTTCTCGCAcagataaatttatttgataatgTATATAATATACTTAAATGTAGGTAAAAAGTGACCTACAACATtcaatagaagaagaaaaaaagtggaAATCCAGCAATAGAAAGTAGAAGAGCAACAACTTTATGATACTAATTTATATTACACCTGACTTACAAATTTCACCTGAACATTCCTCAGTAGTAATAATGATCTAAATTATCATGAACATTCATTTTCCAACCCTTTTTGATCAATTTTACTCAAACACATCCAAATATAGAAAAATCAAGCATACACCTTGATAATCAATTTTAGCTTATGTGAGACTATACCAGGATAAGCAGTCAAGTCAGTAATGTCCATATAGTGTTGTCTTTTAATGTATCTGATATTAGCTTCCAAGTCAAATGAAGTGTGATAAAACATCCTGGCAGAAGAGTTAAATATCAAACTATGTTGAGTTTCAACATTCAACATTAACTATAAGAAGCTATGCTAGATCATGAAATATGTATGGCAACTGAAATTCCTTACCAAAGTCAATTATTATGATCCGGAACATCTTCATAGGCATCAATTGAAACAACTTAAGCATTTTTCTACATGtaataaaaataaccaaaaagatTAAAACCTATGGGAAAAGCTAATTATTATAAGTTCGAATCTTCAAACAtgtgtcatttttttcaaatgttCAAACTAATTCATTTGAAACCAAAACATACAGGCCCGTTGCATGTCTGATCAGTTCACGATTGAACGCCAGAAATGAAATTCCGAAATATAATGTGGGATTCTGGAACTCCTTTTTGAATTTAGAACAACACACTTTATTTATGAGTAAGCTATCTAAAACCATATAAGAAGCATTagttaaaaattgaaaatgaGGTAACGAATTTATCCTCTTATTACCAACTATATATAGCAAGGAAACAAAGAACATCAAACTTTAATGAACTCAAATCTGAAACATGAACATGCTTTTCTAGAAATTAAAGTGTAAATCTATTTATAACAAATAAACTacaaattagaaaaacaaaaaatggaGTTCATGAGAAGTACATGACAACAAAGAGAAGTGCATGACAAAattctcttttttaaaaaaagtgttgACCCACTTGTCTAGAGAGAAGTCAGACTCTCTCTCTCTAAACTTATAGTGTCCTTTCTCCTCCCTTACTCCCCTCAGTTAGGGTTTTGAAGCGGCGGCTCTCACCCCAGTCTTTTCTGGTTTTCCTGTTTTTCCACCGTGTTGGTGGcctatctcttttctctttctcCGTTCCATCGGAGCCTCTCTCTTTCCCCACAACCCTCTCGTTCtggcctttttttttttttacctgaAAACCTATCTTATGGAGAGTTGGAAGAACATTCCTTTATCTAAAGAGGAGGAGGAAGGAGTTGTAGCGGCTGACGACGAAATCAGTGGAGATGAAATTTTTCAGAGGACCCTGGCTGGGAAACTCTGGACCGACAACAACTTCAACTCGAGGGCATTTACAAGTACAATGATTAGTGCTTGGAAGCTTAAGAACCCGGTTGAGACACAAGAGCTCAACAAAAACTTGTTCCTATTTCGTTTCTCCACAAAGAGAGATTTGGAGACTGTGTTACGGAATGGACCATGGAGCTTTGATCGAAACCTGCTAGTCCTAGTTCGAATCTCTGGAGAAGAACAACCCTCTGCGTTGAACATGCATTTTGGAGTATTTTGGGTTCGGATCTACGAACTCCCTTTAATTCTCAGAACTGAAGCTATGGCAAAAAAGATTGGTGGAATCATTGGGGTATTCGAAGAGATGGATCAGAAAGAAGCCCATAAGAACGGACGGTTCCTGCGTGTCAAAGTTAAAATGGATCTAAAGCAACCGTTGAAAAGAGGCACGGTGGTGAAGTTTAAGGACAAGACCCTGAGGATACATTTTAAATATGAACGCCTACCTACGTTCTGTTTTGTATGTGGCAGGATTGGTCACCAGTTAAAAGACTGTGAATCCCTTGGTGACATCAGTGAAGAAGGCTTTGAAGACATCGAAGAACAGGATCTCTCTTTCGGCCTCTGGCTAAGGGCATCCCCATTACCCAGAATTACGGAAGAACAGCATCGAAAAGACTCGAGTTCAGGAACGTGTAGTAGAAGCCTGTTTAACATCTCCTCATCTCAAAGCAAATGTGGATCAAAAGGTAAAGAGAAGGAGGACGAGGCCGAAGTAGAACAACATCCAGTCAGAGAAAACATGAGCAAGGAAGTAAGGAAGGAGGCTGAGGGCACCAAACAAATCTGCAATCTTGCTATTGAGTCAGTAGCAGAATCTCTAGGTGCGGTTGAGATCTCCAAACCGTCATCAAATGCTGGAAGTAGCCAACATGGGACcacaaagaagaaaaagtggACAAGGAGGAAATCGGTGAAAAAAGTTATTGAGGAGAAGATTAAGAATAAGGAGCTTGAGACTGGCAAAAGACAACTTATTGATGTGTTGATTACTGAAGGTTCCCTAGAAGATTGTGGGGAAAAGAAGCGAAGGCATGAGAAAGACGGGGAGGCAGCGACACATAACGGACCAGAGGTAGTGTTGGAGACCCAACACTGCCTACCCCAATGAAGATCATTAGTTGGAACTGCCGGGGTTTGGGGAATCCCCGTGCAGTTCGAGCCTTGCTAAGGCTCCTCCGTTTGGAAAACCCCTCCATTGTGTTTCTCATGGAAACACGTCTTAAGTCTGAAGAACTGCAGGTTGTTAAAGGAAAGAGTGGTTTTGAGTCGGGTTTAGCTGTAGACTGTTATGGAAGTAATAAAATGAGGAGTGGCGGAATAGCTCTCTTATGGAAGGAGAATGTTAATCTGTCCATCATGTCCTACTCTCTGAATCATATTTGTGGGCTGGTGGAAGATGCTTCAACGGGTCAACCTTGGACCTTCAATGGGATCTATGGCTTTCCAGAAGAACATAAGAAAAGAAACACATGGGAACTTGTCAAGGAACTGAGCCAAAAAGGAAGCGAAGGAGCTCTGTTTGTTGGGGACTTTAACGATACTCTCTTTGAAAATGAGAAGCAAGGTGGTATTCCTAGATCTTCTGGTCAGTTCTATTGGGGGCGGAACACCTTGGACTCTACGGGTCTTACTGATTTAGGATTTGAAGGATATCCCTTTACGTGGACCAATGGGAGGGAAGGCGAAGCAAATATTCAATGTCGTCTCGACAGGGCTTTAGCTTCTGATTGTTTCATTAACGCCTTTACACCGGTGAAGGTTCTCCATTTAGCTCGTTTCAACTCTGATCATGCTGCTGTCAGGATCGATCTAGAAGCTAATTCGGATACCCAAAATAAGAAAAGGCATCATTTGTTCAGGTTCGAAGAGGCTTGGTCCAGAGATCCAAAATGCGAGTACCTGATTCACAAATTATGGAATAGACAGCCTCTAGGCAGTCTCAAGCTTAAGGCCATGAAAAGCCTTGAGTGCGAATTCCAGGAGTACAAACTGGCCTCGGTGGGGAAGGAGATTAAGAGAATTGAAGGTAAACTGGAGGAGAGTGGGGTGTGGTCTGGGAAGAAGGAAGACTTAGAAATCTACCGGTCTTTGGAGCAACAACGTAACAAACTGCTACAAACTGAGGAAACCATGTGGAGACAGCGGAGCCGTGCGGTCTGGCTGAAACAAGGTGACCGTAACACAAAATTTTTCCACCAAAAAGCTAATCAGAGAAGAAACACAAACGCCATCAAGAAGTTGAGAGATGAAGCTGGTTGCTGGTGGAAGGGGGATGTTCATTGTGAGCGCATTCTGGCAAATTACTTTACTGACATCTTTGCTTCTTCTGCTCCCTCTAATATCCAGGAAGTCTGTTCTGTGGTTGAAGGTAAGCTGGACTCTAATAGTTTCAACTGGTGTCAAGAAGCGTTTACTAGCGAGGAGGTCAAGAATGCTTTAGAGCAGATGCACCCTGTCAAGGCTCCCGGGCCTGATGGTTTACCGGCCCTGTTCTTCCAAAAATATTGGCAAATCGTGGGCTCTGATGTTAACAGAATGGTGCTGGAAATTCTGAATGAGGGGAAGGACCCTAGAGAGCTTAACAACACTTTCATCTCCCTCATACCTAAATGCAAGAACCCGAAGACACCAAAAGACTTTCGCCCAATAAGCCTCTGTAATGTTATAATGAAGATTGTGACCAAGACAATTGCTAACAGAATTAAGAGGATCCTTCCGGAAATTGTCGATGAAGAGCAAAGCGCCTTCGTGCAAGGTAGACTCATAACTGATAATGCTATGGTCGCTATGGAGTGCTTCCACTGGATGAAGCAGAAGACGAAAGGGAAGAAAGGTGTTATGGCCCTCAAGCTCGATATGTCCAAGGCTTACGACAGGCTGGAGTGGGATTTTGTCATCGGTACTCTCAAAGCCATGGGATTCCCTGAGAGTATGGTCTCCCTCATTCATCGATGTATTTCCACTGTCTCCTATCAAATTCTCATCAATGGGCGGCCTAGCAGAATTCTTACACCGGAACGGGGTCTCCGTCAAGGAGACCCCCTGTCCCCTTACTTATTTATTTTGTGCTCTGATGTTTTTTCAGGTCTTTTGAAGCAGGCTAGCAGAAGCAAAAGTCTCCATGGTATTAAGGTGTCCAGGAAAGCCCCAACCATCACTCACCTTTTCTTTGCCGATGACAGCCTTCTCTTTGCAAGAGCAAGTGAGACCGAAGGCCTGGCTATTATACAAATTCTGCAGAGGTACCAGGAAGCGTCGGGACAAGTGGTTAACTTAGAGAAATCTGAGGTGTCATATAGTCGAAACGTACGTGAAGATGTAAAGAATATGATCCAAAACCGGATTCAAGTAAAGACTGTGACAAGGCACTCTAAATATCTTGGGCTCCCGGTTATCTTTGGCAGGTCGAAGAAGGCAATTTTCAAGCTGGTGATTGAGAGAGTATGGAAGAAACTCAAAGGGTGGAAAGAAAAATTTCTGTCAAGATCGGGGAAAGAGGTTCTTATCAAAGCGGTTGCGCAGGCTATACCAAACTACATCATGAGCTGCTATAGGCTCCCATCAGGAGTGTGCCAAGAGATTGAGAGCATGTTGGCCAAGTTTTGGTGGGGATCAAAGAATGGAGAGCGGAAAATACACTGGATGTCGTGGGACAAACTGGCGTGCGCAAAAGGAGGTGGAGGAATGGGGTTTAGGGGAATTGGGAATTTCAACATCAGCCTTTTGGGAAAACAATTCTGGCGCTTGCTGAAGGTGGAAAATTCACTGTTTGCTAGAGTTTTCAAGAGTCGTTATTATCCCAATTGCTCCATTGAAGATGCCCCGCTTGGATATAGCCCTAGCTACGCCTGGAGAAGCATCCTGAGTGCCAAAGAGTGTGTCACTAATGGAATATCATGGAGGATAGGTACTGGAGCTAAGGTAAAGGTGTGGAAGGATAAGTGGATACCGGGTCTCTTGGGGTGTCTGCCTTTTCCTCAAGACAGTAGCGTCAGTGCTGATGCAACAGTGAGCGAATTCATTGACCATGATCTCAATTGTTGGAACAGGCCGCTGATTCTGCAGAATTTCAACCCCTCAATTGCTCATAAAATCTTTAGCATTCCTTTGTCTTTTCGCAGGCCTGAGGATGAACTATGCTGGACCAAAGAAAAAACTGGCGTCTATTCAGTGAAGACTGCCTACCATGCTCTTCAAGCTGTGTCTCTTAGCAGGAAACCTGGTCCCTCGGGCTCAAATCTGGAAAACTTCTGGAAGAAGGTTTGGCATACG encodes:
- the LOC131613108 gene encoding uncharacterized protein LOC131613108 translates to MESWKNIPLSKEEEEGVVAADDEISGDEIFQRTLAGKLWTDNNFNSRAFTSTMISAWKLKNPVETQELNKNLFLFRFSTKRDLETVLRNGPWSFDRNLLVLVRISGEEQPSALNMHFGVFWVRIYELPLILRTEAMAKKIGGIIGVFEEMDQKEAHKNGRFLRVKVKMDLKQPLKRGTVVKFKDKTLRIHFKYERLPTFCFVCGRIGHQLKDCESLGDISEEGFEDIEEQDLSFGLWLRASPLPRITEEQHRKDSSSGTCSRSLFNISSSQSKCGSKGKEKEDEAEVEQHPVRENMSKEVRKEAEGTKQICNLAIESVAESLGAVEISKPSSNAGSSQHGTTKKKKWTRRKSVP